One Buteo buteo chromosome 4, bButBut1.hap1.1, whole genome shotgun sequence DNA segment encodes these proteins:
- the TASOR2 gene encoding protein TASOR 2 isoform X3: protein MGERRDEETGGSGTGFHLESEESSSLLQTAVSVLQSSYLDSTSQDGFQYSQAILVENHVFLSELKAFAQAKEAAGYSQEELEETFAFLLFDNEEEAKEVCQTGLRVNSSSISILGDPAKGVYISKYADCLHPRPWYHGKSGYIVICKLIKGKVKVVSENYTTSYTCPSPGYDCHVAVSRSNMPSKASHCQAFEQSQYYVYEVSDGSTAERPRQICPYIVIACQYREPKEMPVLAIESLPELNHKALYCPWRGQLSIRGQLLCNIALRTPYSSTIPAQLPPNLDINHVMGLSDLKKKLPEAAFGKRNYTENEVCFQGVYFSLYEVEISNKDQYKMDQLVEKLKEKDLAIIKYLQDQGVLILLTSSALARDDGFDPKEPVSLLALFLFTSSRSVCLRVEKHDPKDEREDGDDSDISLKIASVLPGLRYALQKATSSSWGDAVSTSLCIKQHFQEYAKLDQNTQPTSGQNCKVPLSSLLSPTEDECTDPFKKHSEQSFSQLQHYLSDPSSYTLEMSAALGCLTGAVQSLCCESEANFKVDFCSAVPPDPISPNTAAEIKVKSENPQPSVGQDQSGEGPTKDVNSASKLWVQQSRRKSSRAIVTSTRKKWSPLKMQMHPMGDSSRNRKATKKKKINIAFSFPKKPGFAASSNEPMLKLANLQFPHRRKRGAEVLSAEFVHKAQSEPVQKETSAPDDPGLQTKRLKILKNPDMKKVPVAETVTKPVKSKTLKSVANSPSKPQAKKQAESEWKEPFSVLPSEVSSQCHGADGQTSEIYPGGVPDLGFVLKGNNYESHALNLLADLALGSCIPSFIPRGSGMIAVSCSPSSNSAKEQQSHRKHRSLRVASDHEYHRVDKLAKGATCPSKVSPNQKLSPAEKIDLNDLASIPREKSPGIFSKKNNASPSPAKPHALPPRETQEAAEANKHSFISAEHSYASQMPEHSKKHMYPRGAPYPGPAPSRNGTRNARAGPLVGKVLPFRHQQSSTHLQRPFEAMAMRRRSNLLSPRLKEDFAKSHTVNICGESVKVTCHWEAEYLFNLDSRYTNDALEKTVIRALHGPWDPDLPDDVEEMKLILHMWVALFYSKPSKLLSSTRKVVEHSNPEKYVSINSTGDFLELSDDGEDCFGLETCPADSRSDPDQTPSSSLDRSTHCQGCFCPEESPADSQTDDDGTPGVVDSTVSSSSVELPCGEEEPSSTSCPESLSLIERANESLAVKDRQLAVIPEECVHDVSTITAEPPREGLLDSMMTPSPSDELGNASKPPAAPGRENACSQAPNSSMAPWNDALCTLHGRGEQQESAWAAGSGGGPGPPKDGEGMEDAGHCMEVEDGSWATSNGLECACDSMSLEASPKSAKLDGASGEGRESQDTFGHPEKEEEEVEEGKQEKEDSEYESTVLGPVDLVFSESGDADIERELSEQKRVNSACLKDFDVPGEGPVPSPTALASSCPGRSTPALSDGTGTGPRGLPGEMAPSLHTLQEPWETLAASSAETNSVGLANAATPANVGSPRESGLMLPLSPDPSLVCGAQPDSITGNLGPAGETLGESLEQKDKDRAPSAERWVPAESKAAGTAGLESPCGQGLSLTSSPDSSSVCLTSLDGATDPGMAPEDQEAMASIQSPSQSDLGESSCLSQRCGGDVCADLTSLSPCESNQEGNKVLVEEQHSSPTANPTDVLDESLGVGDGQAFAFNCTALAGDFEAAGSNDVCLGAGKSPRSDKANTAMVANTPQEPETSLHHLLKSEPSSSVREGMSAMKEHPRQQQSSPNSLSPPVHRGSAPASPLQQDPLPHGGDADPHTHLLEQSEQGPILYQHGRPCEHVGAADVSVAAKSPDGSLKPRCAEEVKKDVGPCHAEPAKSSPVDALVPRNSRSVPPSASHNRKADLHNLEPDSVLSVHPELCSPSVSLAPDGAPRSCCMGQLPPAACSGYGSPGGQAADVVGSREKEPVPHEDLEGGSSIPLASPASFSAGELLMPLCKPQSVCNQGEHEAKGSDVFVDLHHASVEVGEGEIPTLPFPVLPLHRHRGLSGESLELSDAEDILDVLPRAKQLPSKDRRMGLTSEDLSETFSSDSDQESFGETSRSLLTARSSYRSVDAAGARTNCDSSSASVVHVEGRSEDWGSLGAEGGCSQAQHGWLIDPGEASSGHIPQYVNIRDSQGNTKDYRNFVVTKKCQERMGNLQPSKRHRHCAGQPHLLRSLKGTWRGFEEITQHTLDMECLRFHYKLKQILRSGKPPFSTSKSIFPQDFSPQVMSETLPVREAPVPLSPRSRSPLQVTILPSDTWPSGLGWHQRSSWQGDPCTPWQDTLCNERSRARSRTTSQGRAAPFHLGKLKYDDKLKDSRGDIAVILDEYAEFNRVMLSRADAGSEGGGPVPAQGEAVSEWTCASLPGRMAAFKEMIEDLYSALRFHLRSVAKEACGHAGMFYLVETGKDPFFARVKTLLKKDGHMEIEPLSFCEAEHLDTDRLLVVIRNEDISSHIHNVPCLLKLKHCPNVAFAGVDSPKDITGHTYQELFHTGGFMVSDNEVLETVTLGQLKEVVKVLEKLNRSGRWKWFLHYKESKKLREDVRVDADARKKHLILKSCQGADLIEVLHYHACDSGLPPKSEYVKCLLNLQVQHVSARFAVYLTEKPSVSREVLESKGILVADVNAFLGTVQKAAAPFRRSYW from the exons GCAAAAGAGGTGTGTCAGACAGGCCTCCGTGTAAACAGCAGTTCTATTTCCATACTTGGTGACCCAGCAAAAG gGGTTTATATTTCCAAGTATGCAGACTGTCTTCATCCGAGACCCTGGTATCATGGAAAATCAGGCTATATTGTAATTTGTAAGCTAATTAAG GGGAAGGTCAAGGTGGTATCTGAGAATTACACAACCAGCTATACCTGCCCATCTCCCGGCTACGACTGCCATGTGGCTGTAAGCAGAAGCAACATGCCATCAAAGGCCAGCCACTGCCAGGCCTTCGAGCAGAGCCAG TATTACGTGTATGAAGTGTCCGATGGCAGCACTGCTGAGCGGCCCAGGCAGATTTGCCCTTACATAGTCATCGCCTGCCAGTACAGGGAGCCGAAGGAAATGCCCGTCTTAGCTATAGAGAGCCT ACCTGAGCTTAATCACAAAG CATTGTACTGTCCATGGAGGGGGCAGCTCTCCATCCGGGGCCAGCTTTTGTGCAACATCGCCCTGAGGACGCCATACAGCTCCACGATTCCAGCCCAGCT GCCTCCCAACCTGGACATTAACCATGTCATGGGTTTGTCTGACTTGAAGAAAAAGCTACCAGAAGCTgcatttgggaaaagaaattacacTGAGAATGAAG TCTGCTTTCAGGGTGTTTACTTCAGTCTGTATGAAGTAGAAATATCAAATAAGGATCAATACAAAATGGATCAGTTAGTAGAAAAGCTAAAGGAAAAGGACTtg GCAATCATCAAATATTTACAAGACCAAGGAGTCCTTATCCTCCTCACGTCCTCTGCCTTGGCACGAGATGATG GGTTTGACCCCAAGGAGCCCGTCAGCCTCCTGGCCCTGTTTCTGTTCACCTCATCCCGGTCGGTATGCCTGAGAG TTGAAAAGCATGATCCAAAAGATGAAAGGGAAGATGGTGATGATAGTGACATCTCATTAAAAATAGCATCAGTTTTACCTGGACTTCGCTATGCCTTACAGAAAGCCACGAGTTCTTCATGGGGGGATGCAGTCAGTACCAGCTTATGTATCAAACAGCACTTCCAAGAGTATGCAAAGCTTGATCAAAATACACAGCCCACCTCTGGGCAAAACTGCAAAgttcccctttcttctctcctctcacCAACTGAGGATGAATGTACTGATCCCTTCAAAAAACACTCAGAGCAGtctttttcccagctgcagcatTATCTGTCTGATCCCAGCAGCTACACTCTGGAAATGTCAGCTGCCTTAGGATGTTTGACTGGTGCTGTTCAGTCTCTTTGCTGTGAGTCAGAGGCCAATTTTAAAGTGGACTTCTGTTCAGCTGTGCCACCAGACCCTATTAGTCCCAACACAGCAGCGGAAATAAAAGTCAAAAGTGAAAACCCACAGCCCAGTGTGGGGCAGGACCAGAGTGGTGAAGGGCCCACAAAAGATGTCAACTCAGCCAGCAAGCTGTGGgtacagcagagcaggagaaaatcCAGCCGAGCCATTGTGACCAGCACCAGGAAGAAATGGTCACCCCTCAAGATGCAAATGCATCCTatgggggacagcagcaggaacaggaaAGCAaccaagaagaagaaaatcaacatcgctttctcttttcctaaaaaGCCAGGGTTCGCAGCCAGTTCCAATGAGCCCATGCTTAAATTAGCCAATTTGCAGTTtccacacagaaggaaaagag GTGCGGAGGTCCTGTCTGCAGAATTTGTGCACAAAGCACAGTCTGAACCTGTTCAGAAGGAAACCTCAGCTCCTGACGATCCTGGCTTGCAAACAAAGAGACTAAAGATACTGAAGAACCCAGACATGAAAAAGGTTCCTGTTGCTGAGACCGTCACGAAGCCAGTGAAAAGTAAGACGCTAAAAAGTGTGGCTAACAGCCCATCAAAACCTCAAGccaaaaagcaagcagaaagtG AGTGGAAGGAGCCATTCTCTGTCCTCCCAAGCGAAGTTTCTTCCCAATGCCATGGAGCAGATGGCCAAACAAGTGAGATTTACCCAGGCGGGGTTCCTGATCTCGGTTTCGTTCTGAAGGGAAACAACTATGAGTCCCATGCCTTGAACTTGCTGGCTGATCTGGCTCTGGGTTCTTGTATTCCTTCATTTATCCCCAGGGGCAGTGGGATGATCGCTGtgtcctgcagcccctccagcaaCTCTGCAAAGGAGCAGCAGAGTCAtcgcaagcacagatccttgCGTGTTGCTTCTGACCATGAATACCACAGGGTAGACAAGCTTGCAAAGGGAGCAACCTGTCCTAGCAAAGTATCGCCGAACCAGAAGCTTTCTCCTGCTGAAAAAATAGACTTAAATGATTTGGCCTCTATTCCCAGGGAGAAAAGCCCTGGGATTTTCAGCAAGAAGAACAATgcgagccccagccctgcaaaaCCCCATGCATTGCCTCCAAGAGAGACTCAAGAAGCTGCTGAGGCGAACAAGCACTCCTTCATCTCTGCTGAGCACTCATATGCCTCACAGATGCCTGAGCACTCAAAGAAACACATGTATCCCAGAGGTGCTCCCTACCCTGGCCCAGCACCTTCCAGAAATGGGACCAGGAATGCCCGAGCAGGACCCCTGGTTGGGAAGGTTCTGCCTTTCCGccaccagcagagcagcacccaCCTACAGCGGCCCTTCGAGGCCATGGCGATGAGGCGCAGGAGCAACCTGCTCTCCCCCCGGCTGAAAGAGGACTTTGCCAAGTCGCACACAGTGAACATCTGCGGCGAGTCTGTGAAGGTGACGTGCCATTGGGAGGCAGAGTATCTCTTCAATTTGGACAGCAGGTACACCAACGATGCCCTGGAGAAAACAGTCATCCGTGCCCTGCATGG GCCCTGGGACCCCGATCTGCCCGATGATGTGGAAGAGATGAAGCTGATCCTTCATATGTGGGTGGCTCTTTTCTACAGCAAACCCAGCAAACTCCTGAGCAGCACGAGGAAGGTGGTAGAGCACAGCAACCCCGAGAAGTATGTCTCAATAAATAGCACTGGGGACTTTCTTGAGCTGAGCGATGATGGTGAGGACTGTTTTGGGCTGGAGACATGCCCTGCAGACTCTCGGTCAGACCCTGACCAGACTCCCAGCAGCTCTCTGGATCGCAGCACACATTGCCAGGGATGTTTCTGCCCAGAGGAGAGCCCTGCAGACTCTCAGACTGATGATGACGGGACTCCTGGTGTTGTCGATAGCACGGTATCGTCTTCTTCAGTGGAGCTGCcctgtggggaggaggagccTTCCTCCACAAGCTGTCCCGAGAGCCTTTCTCTCATTGAACGTGCCAATGAGAGCCTGGCTGTGAAAGACAGGCAGCTGGCAGTCATTCCTGAGGAGTGTGTGCATGATGTCTCGACCATCACTGCG GAGCCACCCAGGGAGGGACTGCTGGACTCTATGATGACCCCCAGCCCTTCCGATGAGCTTGGCAATGCCAGCAAGCCTCCAGCTGCACCGGGCAGGGAAAACGCATGCAGCCAAGCCCCAAATTCCAGTATGGCTCCCTGGAATGATGCCCTGTGCACGCTGCATGGAcgtggagagcagcaggagagcGCATGGGCAGCAGGGTCAGGGGGTGGCCCTGGCCCTCCCAAGGATGGAGAGGGCATGGAAGATGCTGGGCACTGTATGGAGGTTGAGGATGGCAGCTGGGCCACCAGCAACGGACTGGAATGTGCCTGTGATTCAATGTCCTTAGAAGCGAGTCCCAAAAGTGCAAAGCTGGATGGAGCcagtggggaaggcagggaaTCACAAGACACCTTTGGACATccagaaaaagaggaggaagaggtggaggagggaaaacaagagaaagaggACTCTGAGTATGAAAGCACAGTCCTGGGGCCTGTTGATTTAGTATTTTCTGAAAGCGGTGATGCTGACATAGAGCGTGAGCTCAGCGAGCAGAAGCGAGTGAATTCGGCATGTCTGAAGGACTTTGACGTTCCTGGAGAGGGCCCTGtgcccagccccactgcctTAGCATCCTCCTGCCCAGGCAGATCAACACCAGCGCTGTCAGATGGGACTGGGACTGGCCCCCGAGGACTTCCCGGTGAGATGGCACCAAGCCTGCACACACTGCAAGAACCCTGGGAGACTCTGGCCGCCTCAAGTGCAGAGACAAACAGCGTTGGTTTGGCAAACGCAGCCACTCCAGCCAATGTGGGGTCGCCCCGTGAGAGTGGGTTGATGCTGCCGTTATCACCTGATCCCAGCCTTGTCTGTGGGGCACAGCCAGACAGCATTACAGGCAACTTGGGACCTGCCGGAGAGACGCTCGGGGAAAGCTTGGAGCAGAAAGACAAGGATCGTGCGCCCTCTGCAGAAAGGTGGGTGCCTGCTGAGAGCAAAGCTGCCGGCACAGCTGGCCTCGAGTCACCGTGTGGCCAGGGACTGTCACTAACCTCGTCTCCTGACTCCAGTTCTGTCTGCCTCACATCACTTGATGGAGCAACAGATCCTGGGATGGCTCCAGAGGACCAGGAGGCCATGGCAAGCATCCAGTCTCCATCACAGAGCGACCTGGGAGAGAGCAGCTGCCTTTCCCAAAGGTGTGGAGGTGATGTTTGTGCGGACCTCACTTCGCTGAGCCCTTGTGAATCAAACCAAGAAGGGAACAAGGTTTTGGTGGAAGAACAGCATAGCAGCCCTACTGCCAACCCCACAGATGTGCTGGATGAGTCCTTGGGAGTGGGTGATGGCCAGGCCTTCGCCTTCAACTGTACAGCCTTAGCAGGTGACTTTGAAGCTGCGGGGAGCAATGATGTGTGCCTCGGTGCCGGGAAGTCCCCCAGGAGTGACAAAGCAAACACAGCAATGGTGGCTAACACACCACAGGAGCCAGAGACCTCTCTTCATCACCTCTTGAAATCAGAGCCCTCCTCCTCGGTGAGAGAGGGGATGTCTGCCATGAAGGAgcaccccaggcagcagcagagctcccCAAACAGCCTGTCCCCACCTGTCCACAGAGGCTCAGCTCCTGCTTCTCCGCTGCAGCAGGACCCTCTGCCCCATGGCGGGGACGCagacccccacacacacttgtTAGAGCAAAGCGAGCAGGGGCCAATCCTGTACCAACACGGGAGGCCCTGTGAGCACGTAGGTGCTGCAGATGTGAGTGTGGCTGCCAAGAGCCCAGATGGCTCCTTAAAGCCCAGATGTGCAGAAGAGGTGAAAAAAGACGTGGGTCCGTGCCACGCAGAGCCAGCAAAGAGCTCCCCTGTGGATGCGCTCGTGCCACGTAACTCGCGATCGGTGCCTCCTTCTGCTTCGCACAACCGCAAGGCAGATCTGCACAACCTCGAGCCAGACTCAGTCCTCAGCGTGCACCCCGAGTTGTGTTCCCCCAGTGTGAGTCTGGCTCCAGATGGTGCCCCAAGGTCCTGCTGCATGGGACAGCTGCCACCAGCCGCCTGCTCCGGGTATGGCAGCCCTGGGGGCCAAGCAGCAGACGTGGTAGGGAGCCGTGAGAAGGAACCTGTGCCACATGAGGATTTAGAAGGAGGAAGCAGCATCCCTCTTGCCAGCCCTGCATCTTTTTCAGCAGGGGAGTTGCTCATGCCACTGTGCAAGCCCCAGTCTGTGTGCAACCAGGGTGAGCACGAGGCCAAGGGATCCGACGTGTTTGTTGATCTGCACCATGCCAGCgtggaggtgggagagggagaaatcCCTACTCTCCCCTTCCCAGTGTTGCCGTTACATCGACACAGGGGGCTCTCTGGAGAAAGCCTGGAGCTTAGTGACGCTGAGGATATTTTGGACGTGCTCCCAAGGGCAAAGCAGCTCCCCAGCAAAGACAGACGCATGGGCTTGACCTCCGAGGATCTATCTGAGACTTTCTCCAGTGACTCAGACCAGGAGTCTTTTGGGGAGACTTCACGGTCCTTGCTTACAGCCAGGAGTTCCTACAGATCTGTGGATGCTGCAGGCGCAAGGACTAACTGCGACTCCTCCTCCGCGAGCGTGGTGCATGTGGAGGGGCGCAGCGAGGATTGGGGCTCGCTGGGCGCAGAGGGGGGCTGCTCACAGGCTCAGCATGGCTGGCTGATCGACCCAGGGGAAGCCAGCAGTGGGCACATTCCACAGTATGTCAATATTAGGGACAGCCAGGGGAACACCAAGGACTACCGGAACTTTGTGGTCACCAAAAAGTGCCAGGAGAGGATGGGAAATTTGCAGCCTTCAAAAAGGCACAGACACTGCGCGGGGCAGCCGCATTTGTTAAGGTCACTGAAGGGGACTTGGAGGGGTTTTGAGGAAATCACCCAGCACACTTTGGACATGGAGTGTCTCCGTTTCCATTATAAGCTAAAACAAATCCTAAGGAGTGGGAAACCACCCTTTTCTACCTCCAAAAGCATCTTTCCACAAGACTTTTCTCCCCAGGTGATGTCTGAGACCTTGCCTGTGCGAGAAGCTCCTGTCCCGCTCTCCCCACGGAGCAGGAGCCCTTTGCAGGTGACGATCCTGCCCTCAGACACGTGGCCGAGcgggctcggctggcaccagCGAAGCAGCTGGCAGGGGGACCCGTGTACCCCATGGCAGGACACACTCTGCAACGAGAGGAGCAGGGCCAGATCCCGAACCACAAGCCAGGGCCGCGCTGCTCCCTTCCACCTCGGCAAACTTAAGTACGATGATAAGCTAAAGGACTCGCGGGGGGACATCGCAGTCATCCTTGATGAATACGCTGAGTTCAACAGGGtgatgctgagcagggctgatGCGGGGAGCGAGGGCGGAGGGCCGGTCCCGGCACAGGGAGAGGCCGTGAGCGAGTGGACCTGCGCATCCCTCCCCGGGAGGATGGCCGCCTTCAAGGAGATGATCGAGGACCTGTACAGCGCGCTGCGTTTCCACCTGCGCAGCGTGGCCAAGGAGGCCTGCGGCCACGCCGGCATGTTCTACCTGGTGGAGACGGGCAAGGACCCTTTCTTTGCACGAGTGAAG ACCTTGCTGAAGAAAGACGGCCACATGGAGATCGAACCTCTGAGCTTCTGCGAAGCGGAACACCTGGATACTGACAGGCTGCTTGTTGTCATCAGGAACGAAGACATTTCCTCGCACATCCACAAT GTCCCATGCTTGCTGAAGCTGAAGCACTGCCCGAACGTGGCATTCGCCGGAGTGGACAGTCCCAAAGATATAACAGGTCACACATACCAGGAGCTGTTTCATACCGGTGGCTTCATGGTGTCAGACAATGAGGTGTTGGAAACGGTAACGCTGG GCCAACTTAAAGAGGTGGTGAAGGTGCTGGAGAAGCTGAACAGAAGCGGGAGGTGGAAGTGGTTCCTTCACTACAAGGAGAGCAAGAAGCTCAGAGAAGATGTCAG GGTCGACGCCGATGCCCGCAAGAAGCACTTGATCCTCAAATCGTGCCAAGGAGCCGATCTCATTGAGGTGCTGCACTACCACGCCTGCGACTCCGGGTTGCCCCCCAAATCCGAGTACGTCAAGTGCTTGTTGAACCTGCAGGTTCAGCACGTCAGCGCCAGGTTCGCCGTGTATCTCACAG AAAAGCCCAGCGTTAGCAGGGAGGTCCTCGAAAGCAAAGGAATCCTCGTGGCCGACGTCAACGCTTTCCTTGGGACGGTGCAGAAAGCGGCTGCCCCGTTTAGAAGAAGCTACTG GTGA